One window from the genome of Thermoanaerobaculia bacterium encodes:
- a CDS encoding acyl-CoA dehydrogenase C-terminal domain-containing protein — protein sequence MLNYKAPLRDLRFAYYELFDGAGLARLPGFEEATEELIMDVVTEMANFCDGVLQPLNETGDKEGCTFQDGKVRTPKGFPDAYKKYREGGWTGVVARTKYGGQGLPHASSILLTEVMCASNLSFAMVTALTNGAYSALDQHATDELKERFIPKLVDGDWSATMCLTEPQAGTDLGLVRMKAVPVDPAAGIQGAYRLSGSKIFISGGDHDLTENIVHLVLARLPDAPPGIKGISLFVIPKLREEGGKLVPNGVTCGAIEHKMGIKASPTCVINFDGAEGFLVGEPNKGMKGMFTFMNGARLHVGVQGLALAEASYQAAVKFARERLQGRALTGAKYPNQEADPILVHPDVRRMLLTMRAFTEGARALTAWAAIEIDHAENDPDPARAEVGDDLASLLTPVIKAFQTDLGFEMTNHGVQVCGGYGYCVDYGVEQLVRDCRITQIYEGTNGIQALDLVGRKLPAHMGRYLRRFFHPVQEFLTAEADNAEMKEFVEPTAKAFERLQRATAWLAQESMKNPDEAGAAATDYLHLFGYTALAFLWARMAKIALAKRQGKTDVAFYETKLATARFYMQRMLPRSSGHFATLMAGSKTLMEFPDDAF from the coding sequence TCTCGCCCGTCTGCCCGGCTTCGAAGAGGCCACCGAAGAGCTGATCATGGACGTCGTCACCGAGATGGCGAACTTCTGCGACGGCGTGCTGCAGCCGTTGAACGAGACCGGCGACAAGGAGGGCTGCACCTTCCAGGACGGCAAGGTGCGCACTCCGAAGGGCTTCCCGGACGCCTACAAGAAGTACCGCGAGGGCGGCTGGACAGGAGTGGTGGCGCGCACGAAGTACGGCGGCCAGGGGTTGCCGCACGCCTCGAGCATCCTGCTCACCGAGGTGATGTGCGCCTCGAACCTGTCGTTCGCCATGGTCACGGCGCTCACCAACGGCGCCTACTCGGCGCTCGACCAGCACGCCACCGACGAGCTCAAGGAGCGGTTCATCCCCAAGCTGGTCGACGGCGACTGGTCGGCGACGATGTGCCTCACCGAACCTCAGGCCGGCACCGACCTCGGCCTGGTGCGGATGAAGGCGGTGCCGGTCGATCCCGCGGCCGGGATCCAGGGTGCCTACCGGCTCTCCGGCAGCAAGATCTTCATCTCCGGCGGCGACCACGACCTGACCGAGAACATCGTGCATCTCGTGCTGGCGCGCCTCCCGGATGCTCCTCCGGGAATCAAGGGGATCAGCCTCTTCGTGATCCCGAAGCTGCGCGAGGAGGGCGGGAAGCTCGTGCCGAACGGCGTCACCTGCGGCGCCATCGAGCACAAGATGGGGATCAAGGCGTCGCCGACGTGCGTCATCAACTTCGACGGCGCCGAGGGCTTCCTGGTCGGCGAGCCGAACAAGGGGATGAAGGGGATGTTCACCTTCATGAACGGCGCGCGGCTGCACGTCGGCGTCCAGGGTCTGGCGCTCGCCGAGGCGTCCTACCAGGCGGCGGTCAAGTTCGCCCGCGAGCGCCTGCAGGGCCGCGCCCTCACCGGCGCGAAGTATCCGAACCAGGAGGCCGATCCGATCCTCGTACATCCGGACGTCCGGCGGATGCTCCTCACCATGCGCGCCTTCACCGAAGGGGCGCGGGCGCTCACCGCCTGGGCGGCGATCGAGATCGACCACGCCGAGAACGACCCGGATCCGGCGCGCGCCGAGGTCGGTGACGATCTGGCATCGCTGCTCACGCCGGTAATCAAGGCGTTCCAGACCGATCTCGGCTTCGAGATGACCAACCACGGCGTGCAGGTCTGCGGTGGCTACGGCTACTGCGTCGACTACGGTGTCGAGCAGCTGGTGCGCGATTGCCGCATCACCCAGATCTACGAGGGGACGAACGGCATCCAGGCGCTCGACCTCGTCGGCAGGAAGCTCCCGGCGCACATGGGCCGGTACCTGCGGCGCTTCTTCCACCCGGTGCAGGAATTCCTGACCGCGGAGGCGGACAACGCCGAGATGAAGGAGTTCGTCGAGCCGACGGCGAAGGCGTTCGAGCGGCTGCAGCGCGCCACCGCCTGGCTGGCGCAGGAGAGCATGAAGAACCCGGACGAGGCCGGTGCCGCGGCGACCGACTATCTCCACCTCTTCGGCTACACGGCGCTCGCCTTTCTCTGGGCGCGGATGGCGAAGATCGCGCTCGCCAAGCGCCAGGGCAAGACCGACGTCGCCTTCTACGAGACCAAGCTCGCCACCGCCCGCTTCTACATGCAGCGCATGCTGCCGCGCAGCAGTGGGCACTTCGCGACGTTGATGGCCGGCAGCAAGACGCTCATGGAGTTCCCCGACGACGCGTTCTGA